In Halopseudomonas xinjiangensis, a single genomic region encodes these proteins:
- a CDS encoding ArsR/SmtB family transcription factor, whose product MTQLAATRDDATPIDHLAAFFKAAGDSLRLDVLRVLRNDSFGVLELAQIFQMRQSGMSHHLKVLANAGLVSTRREGNSIFYRRSLPVGDSLMQPLHRQMLETLDAMPLDLDLRAEIERIHAQRADLSRQFFARFAAGTPAQQDLIAHFGLYREPLLGLIDELELPARELVIEVGPGEGGFLPDLATRFERVVALDNSEAMLERAQEHCAQAGLDNVECLLADALAPLQLPPADSVICNMVLHHMPAPAEAIKRFAALLKPGGSLVLTELCSHDQVWVRDSCGDLWLGFDQDDLAHWAADAGLLAGGSVYIGLRNGFQIQLQQFAKPEH is encoded by the coding sequence ATGACACAGCTTGCAGCTACGCGCGACGACGCCACTCCGATCGATCACCTGGCAGCCTTTTTCAAGGCGGCAGGCGACTCGCTGCGACTGGACGTATTGCGGGTGCTGCGCAATGACTCGTTCGGCGTGCTCGAACTCGCGCAGATTTTTCAGATGCGCCAGTCCGGCATGAGCCATCACCTCAAGGTGCTGGCCAACGCAGGACTGGTGAGTACCCGGCGCGAAGGCAATTCGATTTTCTACCGGCGCAGCCTGCCGGTCGGTGACAGCCTGATGCAACCGCTGCACCGGCAGATGCTGGAAACGCTCGATGCCATGCCGCTGGATCTCGATTTGCGAGCGGAAATCGAGCGCATCCATGCGCAGCGCGCCGATCTGTCCCGGCAGTTTTTTGCCCGCTTCGCTGCCGGCACACCGGCGCAACAGGATCTGATCGCCCACTTCGGGCTGTATCGTGAGCCCTTGCTCGGTCTGATCGATGAGCTGGAGCTGCCCGCGCGCGAACTGGTGATTGAGGTCGGTCCCGGTGAAGGCGGGTTCCTGCCGGATCTGGCGACACGCTTCGAGCGTGTAGTGGCGCTGGATAACTCCGAGGCGATGCTCGAACGGGCGCAAGAGCACTGCGCACAGGCGGGACTGGACAACGTCGAATGCCTGCTGGCGGATGCCCTGGCACCGCTGCAGTTGCCGCCAGCCGACAGCGTGATCTGCAACATGGTCTTGCATCACATGCCTGCGCCAGCTGAAGCAATCAAACGCTTCGCAGCCCTGTTGAAACCGGGCGGCAGCCTGGTGCTGACCGAGCTGTGCAGCCACGATCAGGTCTGGGTGCGTGACAGCTGCGGCGATCTGTGGCTGGGTTTCGACCAGGACGATCTGGCGCATTGGGCGGCAGACGCCGGACTGCTGGCCGGTGGCAGCGTATATATCGGATTGCGCAACGGATTCCAGATCCAGTTGCAGCAGTTCGCCAAACCCGAACATTGA
- the tkt gene encoding transketolase, whose translation MPSRRDRANAIRALSMDAVQKANSGHPGAPMGMADIAEVLWRDYLKHNPANPNWADRDRFILSNGHGSMLIYSLLHLTGYDLSIDDIKDFRQLHSKTPGHPEFGYAPGVETTTGPLGQGLANAVGFALAEKIMAAQFNRPGHNVVDHHTYVFMGDGCLMEGISHEVCSLAGTLGLSKLIGFYDDNGISIDGEVHGWFTDDTPKRFESYGWQVIRNVNGHDADEIRMALETARKSTQPTLICCKTIIGFGSPNKQGKEESHGAALGDAEVAATREALGWKHGPFEIPADIYAEWDAKDAGARAEAEWNQRFEAYKAEYPELATEFLRRMAGELPLDFSEKASAFIRDVATKGESIASRKASQNCLNAFGPLLPELLGGSADLAGSNLTLWKGCKPVVQEDASGNYIYYGVREFGMSAIMNGLALHGGLIPYGATFLMFMEYARNAVRMSALMKQRVLYVFTHDSIGLGEDGPTHQPVEQLTSLRTTPNLDTWRPADTVESAVAWKYAVERKDGPSALIFSRQNLPYHIRDNETETSIARGGYILKNCEGEPELILIATGSEVGLAMQAQAKLAEQGRRVRVVSMPCTSVFEQQDAAYRQQVLPLEVGARIAIEAAHPDYWYKYVGLDGRVIGVNTFGESAPAGVLFEEFGFTVDNILAVADELLED comes from the coding sequence ATGCCCAGCCGTCGTGACCGAGCCAACGCCATCCGTGCCCTCAGCATGGATGCGGTGCAGAAAGCCAATAGCGGCCATCCCGGCGCGCCGATGGGCATGGCGGACATCGCCGAGGTCCTGTGGCGCGATTACCTCAAGCACAACCCGGCCAATCCGAACTGGGCTGACCGCGATCGCTTCATCCTGTCCAACGGTCACGGCTCCATGCTGATTTACTCGCTGCTGCACCTGACCGGTTATGACCTGTCGATCGACGACATCAAGGATTTCCGTCAGCTGCACAGCAAGACGCCGGGCCATCCCGAGTTCGGCTATGCCCCGGGCGTCGAGACCACTACCGGTCCGCTGGGTCAGGGCCTGGCCAACGCGGTGGGCTTCGCGCTGGCAGAAAAGATCATGGCCGCGCAGTTCAACCGTCCCGGACACAACGTGGTCGATCACCATACCTATGTGTTCATGGGCGACGGCTGTCTGATGGAAGGCATTTCCCATGAAGTCTGCTCACTGGCCGGCACCCTGGGCCTGAGCAAGCTGATCGGCTTCTACGATGACAACGGCATCTCCATCGACGGGGAAGTGCATGGCTGGTTCACTGATGACACGCCCAAGCGCTTCGAGTCCTACGGCTGGCAGGTGATCCGCAATGTCAATGGCCACGATGCCGACGAAATCCGGATGGCGCTGGAAACCGCTCGCAAGAGCACCCAGCCGACGCTGATCTGCTGCAAGACCATCATCGGCTTCGGCTCGCCGAACAAGCAGGGCAAGGAAGAATCTCATGGTGCTGCGCTGGGCGATGCCGAAGTGGCAGCGACTCGCGAAGCGCTGGGCTGGAAGCACGGTCCATTTGAAATTCCCGCCGATATTTATGCCGAGTGGGATGCCAAGGATGCCGGCGCACGCGCCGAGGCCGAGTGGAATCAGCGCTTCGAGGCGTACAAGGCCGAGTATCCTGAGCTGGCGACCGAGTTTCTGCGCCGTATGGCCGGCGAGCTGCCGCTGGACTTCTCCGAAAAGGCTTCCGCTTTCATTCGTGACGTGGCTACAAAGGGCGAAAGCATCGCCAGCCGCAAAGCCAGCCAGAATTGCCTGAATGCCTTCGGCCCGCTGTTGCCGGAACTGCTCGGTGGCTCGGCTGACCTGGCCGGCTCCAACCTGACCTTGTGGAAGGGCTGCAAGCCGGTGGTGCAGGAAGATGCGTCCGGCAACTACATCTACTACGGTGTTCGCGAATTCGGCATGAGCGCGATCATGAACGGACTGGCGTTGCACGGCGGTCTGATCCCGTACGGCGCGACCTTCCTGATGTTCATGGAATACGCTCGCAACGCCGTACGCATGTCGGCTTTGATGAAGCAGCGCGTGTTGTATGTGTTTACTCACGATTCGATCGGTCTGGGTGAAGACGGCCCGACGCACCAGCCGGTCGAACAACTGACCAGCCTGCGCACCACACCGAACCTGGACACTTGGCGTCCGGCCGATACCGTCGAGTCGGCCGTGGCCTGGAAGTATGCGGTCGAGCGTAAGGACGGCCCGAGCGCGCTGATCTTCTCGCGCCAGAATCTGCCGTACCACATCCGTGACAACGAGACCGAAACGTCCATCGCGCGCGGTGGCTACATCCTCAAGAACTGCGAAGGCGAGCCGGAGCTGATCCTGATTGCCACCGGTTCCGAAGTCGGCCTGGCCATGCAGGCCCAGGCGAAGCTGGCCGAGCAGGGGCGTCGCGTTCGGGTGGTTTCCATGCCCTGTACCAGCGTGTTCGAGCAGCAGGACGCGGCCTATCGGCAGCAAGTGCTTCCGTTGGAAGTCGGGGCGCGCATCGCTATCGAAGCTGCTCATCCGGACTACTGGTACAAGTACGTGGGCCTGGATGGTCGAGTGATCGGCGTGAACACCTTTGGTGAATCGGCTCCCGCCGGCGTACTGTTCGAGGAATTCGGCTTCACCGTCGACAATATTCTCGCGGTCGCCGACGAACTACTCGAAGACTAA
- the epd gene encoding erythrose-4-phosphate dehydrogenase has translation MPTSRASFRIILNGYGRIGRCILRAWHERGDQGIEIVALNDVADPASIEYLTRFDSTHGRFPGQVRLEDGHLHIDSRQIRVLRQSEPEAIDWRGLDADLVLECSGRYTTREQGQRFIDAGAPRVLFSQPMASESAIDATLVYGVNHTQLSTDARLVSNASCTTNCSVPLLKLLNQALGLEFVSITTIHSAMNDQPVIDAYHDSDLRRTRSAFQSIIPVSTGLARGIERLLPELSGRIQAKAVRVPTVNVSALDITLLVSRDTDANEVNRLLAEAAAGPLAGLVAYSELPHASCDFNHDPHSAIVDGSQTLVSGPRLVNLLVWFDNEWGFANRMLDVAGYWLGLTEGT, from the coding sequence ATGCCCACATCTCGTGCGTCCTTCCGCATCATCTTGAACGGCTACGGCCGTATCGGCCGCTGCATCCTGCGCGCCTGGCATGAGCGCGGGGACCAGGGGATCGAGATCGTCGCACTCAATGACGTTGCCGACCCCGCCAGTATCGAGTACCTCACCCGGTTCGACTCCACGCACGGCCGCTTCCCCGGGCAGGTCCGGCTGGAAGACGGACATCTGCACATCGATTCCAGACAGATCAGAGTGCTCCGCCAATCCGAGCCGGAGGCGATCGACTGGCGCGGTCTGGATGCAGATCTGGTGCTTGAATGCTCGGGGCGTTACACCACCCGCGAGCAAGGGCAGCGGTTCATCGATGCCGGCGCGCCTCGCGTGTTGTTTTCCCAGCCCATGGCCAGCGAATCGGCAATTGACGCAACGCTGGTATATGGCGTCAACCATACCCAGCTCTCGACTGACGCGCGGCTGGTATCGAACGCCTCTTGCACGACCAATTGCAGCGTTCCGCTGTTGAAATTGCTCAACCAGGCGTTGGGGCTGGAATTCGTCTCAATCACTACTATCCATTCGGCGATGAATGATCAGCCGGTGATCGACGCCTACCACGATAGCGATCTGCGTCGTACGCGTTCGGCTTTCCAGTCGATCATCCCGGTGTCCACCGGCCTTGCCCGCGGCATCGAGCGGCTTTTGCCGGAGCTGAGCGGCCGCATACAGGCCAAGGCGGTACGGGTCCCCACGGTGAACGTATCAGCACTCGATATCACCCTGCTGGTTTCGCGAGATACCGACGCTAACGAAGTCAACCGGCTGCTGGCCGAAGCCGCCGCCGGGCCGCTTGCCGGGCTTGTTGCATACAGCGAGCTGCCCCATGCCAGCTGCGATTTCAACCATGATCCGCACTCGGCGATCGTCGATGGCAGCCAGACGCTGGTGTCGGGTCCGCGGCTGGTCAACCTGCTGGTCTGGTTCGATAACGAGTGGGGATTCGCCAACCGTATGCTGGACGTCGCGGGCTATTGGCTGGGCCTGACAGAGGGAACTTGA